TAAATTTCGTTATCCAAGCAAACTGCTAGGGGTGTACCGCCAAGTAAGGAAACTCGTTCGTAGGCGGTGTCTAGTTCTGGGGTTTCGCGCCCGTTGCGGGAACGTACAAAGCCTTTAATTGCTCCTACAGCGCCTTTTCGAGCCTCTCGCCCACCGGGTAAGTTTGTGCCACTCATCCGGGTTTTGGCGGAAAATTCCACTCCTTGGGACTGGTTACGGTCTAGATCTACTTTTGCGCCTAATTTTTCTGCCAGTCGGACAATTGATTTGCCTTCAGGAGTATCATCAAATATACTAGCTACCCAAGCCACATTCGCAATATCTTCTAAAGAATGACCGTTGATGGGGATAAATTCTTCCGCCAAGCGGTTGCCAAGGGTAATTGTACCTGTTTTGTCAAGGATGAGGGTGTTAATATCACCACAGGCTTCTACGGCTCGTCCTGAAGTGGCAATAACGTTAAATTGGGCTACTCGGTCCATACCAGCAATGCCAATGGCACTGAGTAAACCGCCAATGGTGGTAGGGATCAGGGCTACCAACAAAGCAACTAAAATTGGCACAGTAACGGGACTGTTAACATAGTAAGCTAGGGCTGGCAGAGTTGCCACAACAAACATAAACACTAGGCTAAGAACTGCCAATAATACCGTCAGGGCAATTTCATTTGGTGTTTTGGTACGTTCTGCGCCTTCCACTAAGGCAATCATGCGGTCAATAAATCCTTTACCTGGGTCGGCTGTGATGCGGATGATCAATTCATCAGAGATAATGCGGGTGCCACCTGTTACGGAACTAGCAACATCTGAGCCTGATTCCTTCAGTACTGGTGCTGATTCGCCAGTAATTGCGGATTCATCGACGGAGGCGACACCCATCATCACTTCGCCATCAGCGGGAATGATATCACCAGCAACTACATAGACAGTATCGCCCTGTCTGAGGCTGGTAGAAGGAACGTCAGTAATTGTGCCATCAGGGGCAAGTTTTTTAGCGTTTGTCTCTGATTTGGTTGACCTTAAAGCATCAGCTTGGGCTTTACCCCGTCCTTCGGCGACTGCTTCAGCAAAATTGGCAAACCAAACGGTAAAGAACAAAATCCCCGTCAATAAGCCGTTGAACAGTTGGGGGTTTTTTTGGGTAGTTGTCCCAAACAGGTTGGGATCAATCGTTACCGACAGGGTGATGATTGTGCCCACCCAAACCAAAAACATCACCGGGTTTTTGATTGCATATTGAGGATTAAGCTTGACAAAAGCATCCCCTACTGCTCTTAAGTATAACCCTTTGGTACTGACCTTGGCTTTTTTGTTTGATTGGCGGCGATCGCCTGGACGTGAACGCGAGGATTTTTGTTTGGTAGTTGCAACTCGATTCATACTATTTTTGTGTGCAGGGAGTTAGTTCCTAGAGGCTAGTTTAAAACCTTCGGCTATTGGTCCTAAAGCTAAAACGGGGAAGAAAGTTAAGACTCCCAAAATCAGAACTATCCCAGCTGTCACAGTAGTAAATAGCAGAGAATCGGTTCTGAGGGTACCTGGGGTTTCCGGGACTGGTTGTTTGCCAGACATGCTCTGAGCTAACAGCAGGAGGGCGATAATTGGGATGTAGCGTCCTGCTAACAGGGGGAATAAGGTACTCAGATTCCACCACAATGCTGTGGGTGCGGGTTGGGTATTGGCTAATCCTGCTAAACCGGAACCGTTATTAGCTGCAGCGGAGGCATATTCATAAACTACCTGGGAAATGCCGTGAAAGCCAGGGTTGGTGATTCCTGACAGGGAAATGGGGTAAGCTAAGGCAATGGCGCTGGGAATTAAAACTGCTATGGGGTGAATTAGCAGGATGACGCTGGCGAGGACAATTTCCCGCTTTTCGATTTTGCGCCCTAAAAATTCCGGGGTACGTCCTACCATTAATCCTGTCAGGAATACGGTGAGAATTAGGTAAACAAATAGGTAAGCTGTTCCTGTTCCTTGACCTCCCCAGATAATCTGAAGAAATAAGTTAAATAAGGTAGAAAATAATCCTTGGGACATTAAGGAATCGTGCATTCCATTGACGGCACCACACATTGTAGCAGTAGTCATGACTGCCCAAAGCGCAGTTTGTGCCCAGCCAAACCGGAGTTCTTTACCCTCTAAATTGGGTTGTTCTATTAATCCGAAGATGGGGTTAATGAGGGTATTACCTTCCCATTCTCCCAGGGCTGTTACTCCTACCAATACCACAAAAATTACAAACACCATCCAGAAAA
The Gloeotrichia echinulata CP02 DNA segment above includes these coding regions:
- the kdpB gene encoding potassium-transporting ATPase subunit KdpB, which encodes MNRVATTKQKSSRSRPGDRRQSNKKAKVSTKGLYLRAVGDAFVKLNPQYAIKNPVMFLVWVGTIITLSVTIDPNLFGTTTQKNPQLFNGLLTGILFFTVWFANFAEAVAEGRGKAQADALRSTKSETNAKKLAPDGTITDVPSTSLRQGDTVYVVAGDIIPADGEVMMGVASVDESAITGESAPVLKESGSDVASSVTGGTRIISDELIIRITADPGKGFIDRMIALVEGAERTKTPNEIALTVLLAVLSLVFMFVVATLPALAYYVNSPVTVPILVALLVALIPTTIGGLLSAIGIAGMDRVAQFNVIATSGRAVEACGDINTLILDKTGTITLGNRLAEEFIPINGHSLEDIANVAWVASIFDDTPEGKSIVRLAEKLGAKVDLDRNQSQGVEFSAKTRMSGTNLPGGREARKGAVGAIKGFVRSRNGRETPELDTAYERVSLLGGTPLAVCLDNEIYGVVYLKDIVKPGIRERFDQLRRMGVRTIMLTGDNRITAAVIAKEAGVDDFIAEATPEDKIRVIQEEQAKGKLVAMTGDGTNDAPALAQANVGVAMNTGTQAAKEAANMVDLDSDPTKLIDIVSIGKQLLITRGALTTFSLANDIAKYFAIIPVIFASANLQSLNIMQLTSTNSAILSALIYNALIIPALIPLALKGVEFRPLTANQLLQRNILIYGLGGVIAPFIAIKLIDMLITVVGLT
- the kdpA gene encoding potassium-transporting ATPase subunit KdpA; translation: MGQGILQIGLTLCIVIAMTPVLGRYIARVFLEEKTLLDTLLNPIERSIYVLAGVRSKDSMTGWQYARAILYSNLLMGITVYLLIMFQRFFPWNPNGLGAPTWDTVLHTVISFVTNTDQQHYAGETTLSYFSQVAALGFLMFTSAATGLAVGIAFIRGLTGRQLGNFYVDLTRGITRILLPISVIGAIALLILGVPQTLAGTLVVKTLEGGTQYIARGPVASFEIIKMLGENGGGFFGVNSAHPFENPNGASNLIEMIAMISIPASLIYTYGVFANNIKQAWLLFWMVFVIFVVLVGVTALGEWEGNTLINPIFGLIEQPNLEGKELRFGWAQTALWAVMTTATMCGAVNGMHDSLMSQGLFSTLFNLFLQIIWGGQGTGTAYLFVYLILTVFLTGLMVGRTPEFLGRKIEKREIVLASVILLIHPIAVLIPSAIALAYPISLSGITNPGFHGISQVVYEYASAAANNGSGLAGLANTQPAPTALWWNLSTLFPLLAGRYIPIIALLLLAQSMSGKQPVPETPGTLRTDSLLFTTVTAGIVLILGVLTFFPVLALGPIAEGFKLASRN